One Marinibacterium anthonyi genomic region harbors:
- the metG_1 gene encoding Methionine--tRNA ligase → MTRHLITSAIPYINGIKHLGNLVGSQLPADLFARYQRGRGNEVMYICATDEHGTPAELAAAKAGQPVAEYCAEMHEVQARIAEGFRLSFDHFGRSSSQQNRKLTQHFAGVLADQGLIREVSETQMYSPTDGRFLPDRYIEGTCPNCGYDSARGDQCDNCTKQLDPVDLINPHSTISGATDLEMRETKHLYLRQSAMKDRLEAWIESKTDWPVLTTSIAKKWLNDGDGLQDRGITRDLDWGVPVMKGDQPWPGMEGKVFYVWFDAPIEYIACAQEWVDAGKGTDWERWWRTDKGADDVTYTQFMGKDNVPFHTLSFPVTILGSEEPWKLVDYIKSFNYLNYDGGQFSTSRGRGVFMDQALEILPADYWRWWLLSHAPESSDSEFTWEGFQAGVNKDLADVLGNLVSRVTKFCRSKFGEVVPEGGTLGEQEDALIADLTTRIRAYEGHMEAIEVRKAATELRAIWVAGNEYLQSAAPWSVFKSDPERAAAQIRLALNLIRLYAVLSAPFIPDTSARMLDAMGTTDDAWPDDVAAALSTLPAGHGFTVPEVLFAKITDEQREDWQTRFAGVRT, encoded by the coding sequence ATGACCCGGCATCTCATCACCTCGGCGATCCCCTACATCAACGGGATCAAGCACCTGGGCAACCTGGTGGGCTCGCAATTGCCCGCCGACCTTTTCGCCCGCTACCAGCGCGGCCGGGGCAACGAGGTCATGTACATCTGTGCCACCGACGAACACGGCACGCCCGCCGAACTGGCCGCCGCCAAGGCGGGCCAGCCCGTGGCCGAATATTGCGCCGAGATGCACGAGGTGCAGGCCAGGATCGCCGAGGGCTTTCGCCTGTCGTTCGACCATTTCGGGCGGTCCTCGTCGCAGCAGAACCGCAAGCTGACCCAGCATTTCGCGGGCGTTCTGGCCGACCAGGGGCTGATCCGGGAAGTGTCCGAAACGCAGATGTATTCGCCCACCGACGGCCGCTTTCTGCCCGACCGCTATATCGAGGGCACCTGCCCCAATTGCGGCTATGACAGCGCGCGCGGCGACCAGTGCGACAACTGCACCAAGCAGCTGGACCCGGTGGACCTGATCAACCCGCATTCGACGATCTCGGGCGCCACCGACCTTGAAATGCGCGAGACCAAGCATCTGTACCTGCGCCAGTCGGCGATGAAGGATCGGCTTGAGGCGTGGATCGAGTCCAAGACCGACTGGCCGGTGCTGACCACGTCCATCGCCAAGAAATGGCTGAACGACGGCGACGGGCTGCAGGACCGGGGCATCACCCGCGACCTGGACTGGGGCGTGCCGGTGATGAAGGGCGATCAGCCCTGGCCGGGCATGGAAGGCAAGGTCTTCTATGTCTGGTTCGACGCGCCGATCGAATACATTGCCTGCGCCCAGGAATGGGTGGATGCCGGCAAGGGCACCGATTGGGAACGCTGGTGGCGCACCGACAAGGGCGCGGATGACGTGACCTATACCCAGTTCATGGGCAAGGATAACGTGCCCTTCCACACGCTGTCCTTCCCCGTCACGATCCTCGGTTCCGAAGAGCCTTGGAAGCTGGTCGATTACATCAAGTCGTTCAACTACCTGAACTACGACGGCGGCCAATTCTCGACCTCGCGCGGGCGCGGGGTGTTCATGGACCAGGCGTTGGAGATCCTGCCGGCCGATTACTGGCGCTGGTGGCTTCTGTCCCATGCGCCGGAAAGTTCGGACAGCGAATTCACCTGGGAAGGTTTCCAGGCGGGCGTGAACAAGGACCTGGCCGACGTACTGGGCAACCTGGTCAGCCGGGTGACCAAGTTCTGCCGGTCGAAATTCGGGGAAGTGGTGCCCGAGGGCGGCACCCTGGGCGAACAGGAAGACGCGCTGATCGCCGACCTGACCACCCGCATCCGCGCGTATGAAGGCCACATGGAGGCGATCGAGGTCCGCAAGGCGGCGACCGAGCTGCGCGCGATCTGGGTGGCGGGCAACGAATACCTGCAATCGGCGGCCCCCTGGTCGGTCTTCAAGTCGGATCCCGAACGGGCGGCGGCGCAGATCCGTCTGGCGCTGAACCTGATCCGGCTCTACGCGGTGCTCTCGGCGCCCTTCATCCCCGACACCTCGGCCAGGATGCTGGACGCGATGGGCACCACCGACGACGCATGGCCCGACGATGTCGCCGCCGCGCTCTCCACGCTGCCCGCCGGCCATGGCTTCACCGTGCCGGAGGTGCTGTTCGCCAAGATCACCGACGAACAGCGCGAAGACTGGCAGACCCGGTTCGCGGGCGTGCGGACCTGA
- a CDS encoding hypothetical protein (putative conserved protein): MTGCLMAGATMLALANGGFTLEWTHSVEREAWRESWEVTADHRLHLTQAAVKGSGAGMEPGPGGHFENGWWVWAPKLPPVPSLVLAASGKTPSAWRLCAEQCVDLGATSGRPVQVAPCPGGDDPG, translated from the coding sequence ATGACCGGCTGCCTCATGGCCGGGGCGACGATGCTTGCGCTGGCCAATGGCGGCTTCACGCTGGAATGGACCCATTCCGTGGAACGCGAAGCCTGGCGCGAAAGCTGGGAGGTGACGGCGGACCACCGGCTTCACCTGACGCAGGCCGCGGTCAAGGGATCGGGCGCCGGGATGGAACCCGGCCCCGGCGGTCATTTCGAAAACGGCTGGTGGGTCTGGGCCCCCAAGCTGCCGCCGGTGCCCTCGCTGGTGCTGGCCGCCTCGGGCAAGACGCCTTCGGCCTGGAGACTGTGCGCCGAACAGTGCGTCGACCTTGGCGCCACCTCGGGCCGGCCGGTGCAGGTCGCGCCCTGCCCCGGTGGCGACGATCCGGGCTGA
- the yhdN_2 gene encoding General stress protein 69 — MDKKTLGTTGMEISPIVFGGNVLGWTTDDATSFRVLDAFVDHGFDAIDTADVYSAWVDGHKGGESETVLGKWFAARPGMRDKVKLFTKVGSDMGSPGEKGLSEDWILKAADRSLERLGVEAIDLYFSHWPDPEVTHAETLGAYDTLLKAGKIKAIGASNYDAALLNAALDTAEAEGLPAYRVIQPEYNLYDRSTFEGPLKDLCVAKGIGVVTYFSLASGFLSGKYRTEADLQGRARGGAVSKYLTEKGMRLLDVLEDVAGAHSAKPAEVALAWLIGREGVTAPIASATSVEQVESFARAAALKLSDEDMTRLTQAGA, encoded by the coding sequence ATGGACAAGAAGACACTTGGAACCACGGGGATGGAGATTTCCCCGATCGTGTTCGGCGGCAACGTGCTGGGCTGGACCACGGACGATGCCACCAGCTTTCGCGTGCTGGACGCCTTCGTCGATCACGGCTTCGACGCCATCGACACGGCCGACGTCTATTCGGCATGGGTCGATGGCCACAAGGGCGGCGAATCCGAAACCGTGCTGGGCAAATGGTTCGCCGCGCGTCCCGGCATGCGCGACAAGGTGAAGCTGTTCACCAAGGTCGGGTCCGACATGGGCAGCCCCGGCGAAAAGGGCCTGTCCGAGGACTGGATCCTGAAAGCCGCCGACAGGTCGCTGGAGCGGCTGGGAGTGGAGGCGATCGACCTCTATTTCTCGCACTGGCCCGACCCCGAGGTTACCCATGCCGAGACGCTGGGCGCCTATGACACGCTGCTGAAGGCGGGCAAGATCAAAGCCATCGGCGCGTCGAACTACGATGCCGCCCTGCTGAACGCCGCGTTGGACACCGCCGAGGCCGAAGGGCTGCCCGCCTACCGGGTGATCCAGCCGGAATACAACCTTTACGACCGGTCGACCTTTGAAGGCCCGCTGAAGGACCTGTGCGTCGCCAAGGGCATCGGCGTGGTCACCTACTTCAGCCTGGCCTCGGGGTTCCTGTCGGGCAAGTACCGGACCGAAGCCGACCTGCAGGGCCGCGCCCGGGGCGGCGCCGTGTCCAAGTACCTGACCGAAAAGGGCATGCGCCTGCTGGACGTGCTGGAGGACGTGGCCGGCGCCCATTCGGCGAAACCGGCCGAGGTCGCGCTGGCCTGGCTGATCGGGCGCGAGGGCGTGACGGCCCCCATCGCCAGCGCCACCAGCGTCGAGCAGGTGGAAAGCTTTGCCCGGGCCGCAGCGCTGAAACTGAGCGACGAGGACATGACGCGCCTGACCCAAGCGGGCGCCTGA
- a CDS encoding putative membrane protein produces the protein MLIHVGRERSVAVDLRLAIYLAFVAGAVNAAGFRAMGYFSANMTGNLSSLSDVLALGQVRLALWFFALILCFVTGAFLSGLLIEIGQARRFRGIYALSILLEAILLLGLAVVDMLMAPSGAEENLTMLGLSLLMGLQNAATTRISDARVRTSHVSGIATDLGLGLASLLNRPAMRDTDRRTLVFSRLILHLSTLAAFFVGGVSGVLGYEWIGPGVYMLAAVILLTIAVPALGRSIATSPAT, from the coding sequence TTGCTGATACACGTCGGACGCGAACGCAGCGTCGCTGTTGACCTGCGCCTTGCCATATACCTGGCCTTCGTTGCCGGGGCGGTGAACGCGGCGGGCTTCCGGGCGATGGGGTATTTCTCGGCCAACATGACGGGCAACCTGTCGTCGCTGTCGGACGTCCTGGCGCTTGGCCAGGTCCGGCTGGCGCTGTGGTTCTTCGCGCTGATCCTGTGCTTCGTGACCGGCGCCTTCCTGTCGGGGCTGCTGATCGAGATCGGACAGGCCCGCCGGTTCCGCGGGATCTACGCGCTGTCCATCCTGCTTGAGGCGATCCTGCTGCTGGGCCTGGCGGTGGTCGACATGTTGATGGCCCCGTCGGGGGCCGAGGAAAACCTGACGATGCTGGGCCTGAGCCTGCTGATGGGGCTGCAGAACGCCGCCACGACGCGGATATCGGACGCGCGGGTGCGCACCAGCCACGTGTCGGGGATTGCGACCGACCTTGGCCTGGGTCTGGCCAGCCTGCTGAACCGCCCCGCCATGCGCGACACCGACCGCCGGACCCTCGTCTTCAGCCGCCTGATCCTGCACCTGTCGACGCTGGCGGCCTTCTTCGTCGGCGGGGTGTCGGGTGTTCTGGGCTATGAATGGATCGGGCCGGGGGTCTACATGCTGGCCGCCGTCATCCTGCTGACCATCGCGGTGCCGGCGCTGGGGCGGTCGATCGCGACCTCGCCGGCCACCTGA
- the dctD_1 gene encoding C4-dicarboxylate transport transcriptional regulatory protein DctD, with protein sequence MSPLIHVVEDDRDHRIALCDLIEAAGYRAEGFAEGSAALAAETRPDLVLTDLRMPGMDGQAVLQAMRDRDPDCPVILISGHGDLAQAVQAMRAGAEDFLEKPYDGMHLLAVIERGLRTRAARDEIGRLQDRITRRDDGGLLGQSAAITALRSRIAALAPTDLDIVVTGETGTGKELVARALHAGSARASGPFVAVNCAALPETLFEIEIFGHVAGAFPGAQDKPGKLEAASGGTLMLDEVEAMPPAVQPKLLRALQERTVERLGENRLRPLDLRIVATSKTDLRPLTLDGSFRADLFYRLAGAEIAVEPLRALGEDIVLLFSHYAGLAAARYGREMPAMDYALKQRLMRRPWPGNVRELKAVAERFTLGLDIPEGTDAPLNAPESLADRVAAFEAREIRLALEHCRGNTERAAKALGMARRTLNDKISRYGIRV encoded by the coding sequence ATGAGCCCCCTGATCCACGTGGTCGAAGATGACCGCGACCACCGCATCGCCCTGTGCGACCTGATCGAGGCCGCCGGCTACCGCGCCGAAGGCTTTGCCGAGGGATCCGCCGCATTGGCCGCCGAAACCCGGCCCGACCTGGTGCTGACCGATCTGCGGATGCCGGGAATGGATGGGCAGGCGGTGCTGCAGGCGATGCGCGACCGCGACCCGGATTGCCCGGTGATCCTGATTTCCGGCCATGGCGACCTGGCGCAGGCGGTGCAGGCGATGCGCGCCGGGGCCGAGGATTTCCTGGAAAAGCCGTATGACGGGATGCACCTGCTGGCGGTGATCGAACGCGGGCTGAGAACGCGCGCCGCACGGGACGAGATCGGGCGCCTGCAGGACCGCATCACGCGGCGCGACGACGGCGGGCTTCTGGGCCAGTCGGCGGCGATCACCGCGTTGCGGTCGCGCATCGCGGCGCTGGCGCCCACCGACCTGGACATCGTGGTGACGGGCGAAACCGGCACCGGCAAGGAACTGGTCGCCCGCGCTTTGCATGCCGGCAGCGCCCGCGCGTCGGGCCCCTTCGTGGCGGTCAACTGCGCCGCCCTGCCCGAGACCCTGTTCGAGATCGAGATCTTCGGCCATGTCGCGGGCGCCTTCCCCGGCGCGCAGGACAAGCCCGGCAAGCTTGAGGCCGCATCGGGCGGCACCCTGATGCTGGACGAGGTCGAGGCGATGCCCCCTGCCGTCCAGCCCAAGCTGCTGCGCGCGCTGCAGGAACGCACTGTAGAACGGCTGGGCGAAAACCGCCTGCGCCCGCTGGACCTGCGCATCGTCGCCACGTCCAAGACCGACCTGCGCCCGCTGACGCTGGACGGCAGCTTTCGCGCGGACCTTTTCTATCGCCTGGCCGGCGCCGAGATCGCGGTCGAACCGCTGCGCGCGCTTGGCGAGGATATCGTGCTGCTGTTCAGCCATTACGCCGGGCTGGCCGCGGCGCGGTACGGGCGCGAGATGCCCGCGATGGATTACGCGCTGAAGCAACGCCTGATGCGCCGCCCCTGGCCCGGCAACGTGCGCGAACTGAAGGCGGTGGCGGAACGGTTCACCCTGGGTCTCGACATTCCCGAAGGCACCGATGCGCCGCTGAACGCGCCCGAAAGCCTGGCCGACCGGGTTGCCGCCTTCGAGGCGCGCGAGATCCGGCTGGCGCTGGAACATTGCCGGGGCAATACCGAA
- the dctB_1 gene encoding C4-dicarboxylate transport sensor protein DctB has translation MGRLRTFLPRLGATWRTRLVLVTIGALLCGALAWQVRLGQLREELEQTLLVSHRALQTEIDRFRYLPRVAGEDARIHAALARPDDPAIIDAANHYLDRIASQTGSGRIYLLNDAGVTIASSNWAQPDSYVGHDYSFRPYFTDAMATGGGSVYAIGVTTGEPGYFISTRVDEPGLAARGVMVVKIDLRPLEQAWAETGQRIAVTDRDDVVFLSSQPAWRYRPLTPLPADARARLDTSRLYTRSELNRADPLLPAGAELAIDGQGRATTLRGTPFENGWRLMAATPLWPAQAAAALTFALVWLTGLLGLGLADMRRHRQRLIALRLRQTGMMERKVHERTAELALEIEARRQVEADLRATQATLVQSEKMAALGRMSAAIVHEVSQPLAAMEATLTAAEFSLSQSPEKTAARLQSARGLIRRMQRMTKHLKNFSRREAAPLSPVSVNGVARSALALAQPRADAAGVQLRFDPPADDPMVRAGHARLEQVLVNLLHNAIEAVDPGRGEVTLAIRSGTDDLTIRVRDNGPGIPADVMPRVTEPFFSTKIGGEGLGLGLAISFEVVQQFGGRLDIRSGPGGGAEIAVILPLLNRDDTREAAE, from the coding sequence ATGGGCCGGCTCCGCACATTCCTGCCGCGCCTGGGCGCGACCTGGCGGACCCGGCTTGTTCTGGTCACCATCGGCGCACTGCTGTGCGGCGCGCTGGCCTGGCAGGTGCGGCTGGGACAGTTGCGCGAGGAACTGGAACAGACGCTGCTGGTCAGCCACCGCGCCCTGCAGACGGAAATCGACCGCTTTCGCTATCTGCCCCGCGTCGCCGGCGAAGACGCGCGCATCCACGCGGCCCTGGCACGCCCCGACGATCCCGCGATCATCGACGCCGCCAATCACTACCTGGACCGCATCGCGTCGCAGACCGGATCGGGGCGGATCTATCTGCTGAACGACGCGGGCGTCACCATCGCCTCGTCTAACTGGGCCCAGCCCGACAGCTACGTGGGCCACGATTACAGCTTCCGCCCCTATTTCACCGATGCCATGGCGACGGGCGGCGGGTCGGTCTATGCCATCGGCGTCACCACGGGCGAGCCGGGCTATTTCATTTCGACCCGGGTGGATGAACCGGGACTGGCGGCGCGCGGCGTCATGGTCGTCAAGATCGACCTGCGCCCGCTGGAACAGGCCTGGGCCGAGACCGGGCAGCGCATCGCGGTCACCGACCGCGACGACGTGGTCTTTCTGTCCTCGCAGCCCGCCTGGCGCTATCGCCCGCTGACCCCCCTGCCCGCCGACGCCCGCGCCCGGCTGGACACCTCACGCCTTTATACCCGGTCGGAACTGAACCGCGCCGATCCCCTGCTGCCCGCCGGCGCCGAATTGGCGATCGACGGACAGGGCCGCGCCACCACCCTGCGCGGCACGCCGTTCGAAAACGGCTGGCGGCTGATGGCGGCGACCCCGCTGTGGCCGGCGCAGGCCGCCGCCGCGCTGACCTTTGCGCTGGTCTGGCTGACCGGGCTGCTGGGCCTGGGGCTGGCCGACATGCGCCGCCACCGCCAGCGGCTGATCGCCCTGCGCCTGCGCCAGACCGGGATGATGGAACGCAAGGTCCACGAACGCACTGCCGAGCTGGCATTGGAGATCGAGGCCCGCCGCCAGGTCGAGGCCGATCTGCGCGCCACCCAGGCGACGCTGGTGCAGTCGGAAAAGATGGCCGCCCTGGGCCGCATGTCCGCCGCCATCGTGCACGAAGTCAGCCAGCCGCTGGCCGCGATGGAAGCCACGCTGACGGCGGCCGAATTCAGCCTGTCCCAGTCCCCGGAAAAGACCGCCGCGCGGCTGCAATCGGCGCGCGGGCTGATCCGGCGGATGCAGCGGATGACCAAGCATCTCAAGAACTTCTCGCGCCGCGAGGCCGCGCCGCTGTCGCCCGTTTCGGTGAACGGCGTGGCGCGGTCTGCCCTGGCGCTGGCACAGCCGCGCGCCGATGCCGCCGGGGTGCAGCTGCGGTTCGACCCGCCGGCGGACGACCCGATGGTGCGGGCCGGTCATGCGCGGCTGGAACAGGTGCTGGTGAACCTTTTGCACAATGCCATCGAAGCGGTGGATCCGGGACGGGGCGAGGTCACGCTGGCGATCCGGTCCGGCACGGACGACCTGACGATCCGTGTGCGCGACAACGGCCCCGGCATCCCCGCCGACGTGATGCCCCGCGTGACGGAACCCTTTTTCTCGACCAAGATCGGCGGCGAGGGGCTGGGCCTTGGCCTTGCCATCAGTTTCGAGGTCGTCCAGCAGTTCGGCGGGCGGCTCGACATCCGATCCGGTCCCGGCGGCGGCGCCGAGATCGCGGTGATCCTGCCGCTGCTGAACCGCGACGACACCCGCGAGGCCGCCGAATGA
- the siaT_5 gene encoding Neu5Ac permease: MTGQTQPSHDRAEALDEMHDPLASGFPPGLTGRFLFWLAVAFSVYQISIAAHVIDLPSQVMRAVHVGFLMALGYPLLAMARGFAAPLRAFCWLLAAAGVAVAAYQWIEYQPLLFRAGAPNTMDIVMGCIAIVTVFVAAWMLMGPALPIICSIFLAYAFLGQYAPGAMQTRGYAFEQVIEQIAYGTEGIYGIPTYVSATYIFLFILFGSFLEKAGMIKLFTDVSLGLVGHRMGGAAKVSVLSSGLMGTISGSGVANVVTTGQFTIPLMKRFGYRSAFAGGVEATSSMGGQIMPPVMGAVAFIMAETLGVQYIEVVKAALVPAILYFAGAFWMVHLEAGKRDLRGLSAEEMPSARKALKEGWYLILPLAVLVWLLFSGYTPLFAGTIGLAMTGLLILGASIAMGVSSTALRVIFWIVLGVCASAFFKFGINALLLLLAVLIIGCAVFKGGRETLAVCRDSLADGAKTALPVGIACALVGVIIGVMTLTGAANTFGQFIVSVGQNSLFLSLVLTMITCIILGMGIPTIPNYIITSSIAGPALLALGVPLIVSHMFVFYFGILADLTPPVALACFAAAPIAKESGLKISFEAIKVAAAGFVVPFMAVYTPALMLQDGGTLAGSIGYWPAVAYIIVKALLALALWGACVIGWLGRPLAIWERLIAVAAAFTLVAALPITDEIGFALVVGFGALLWFRRAPVSA; encoded by the coding sequence ATGACCGGACAAACTCAACCTTCGCATGACCGCGCCGAGGCGCTGGATGAAATGCACGACCCGCTGGCATCGGGCTTTCCGCCCGGACTGACGGGGCGTTTCCTGTTCTGGCTGGCCGTGGCGTTTTCCGTCTACCAGATTTCCATCGCGGCCCATGTCATCGACCTGCCCAGCCAGGTGATGCGCGCCGTGCACGTCGGGTTCCTCATGGCGCTTGGCTATCCGCTTCTGGCCATGGCCCGCGGATTTGCGGCGCCGCTGCGCGCCTTCTGCTGGCTGCTGGCCGCCGCCGGTGTCGCCGTCGCCGCCTATCAGTGGATCGAATACCAGCCATTGCTGTTCCGCGCCGGGGCCCCGAACACGATGGACATCGTGATGGGCTGCATCGCCATCGTCACGGTCTTTGTCGCCGCCTGGATGCTGATGGGCCCGGCCCTGCCGATCATCTGCTCCATCTTCCTGGCCTATGCCTTCCTGGGACAGTACGCGCCGGGCGCCATGCAGACCCGGGGCTATGCCTTTGAACAGGTGATCGAACAGATCGCCTATGGCACCGAAGGCATCTACGGCATCCCGACCTACGTGTCGGCGACCTACATCTTCCTCTTCATCCTGTTCGGCTCGTTCCTGGAAAAGGCCGGGATGATCAAGCTGTTCACCGACGTCTCGCTGGGCCTTGTCGGCCATCGGATGGGCGGGGCGGCCAAGGTGTCGGTCCTGTCCTCGGGGCTGATGGGCACGATTTCCGGATCCGGCGTGGCCAACGTGGTCACCACCGGCCAGTTCACCATTCCGCTGATGAAACGCTTCGGCTACCGCTCGGCCTTTGCCGGGGGCGTCGAGGCGACATCGTCCATGGGCGGGCAGATCATGCCCCCCGTCATGGGCGCCGTGGCCTTCATCATGGCCGAAACCCTGGGCGTGCAATACATCGAGGTCGTCAAGGCCGCGCTGGTCCCCGCGATCCTCTACTTCGCCGGTGCCTTCTGGATGGTGCATCTGGAAGCCGGCAAGCGCGACCTGCGCGGGCTCTCCGCCGAGGAAATGCCCTCGGCCCGCAAGGCGCTGAAGGAAGGCTGGTACCTGATCCTGCCACTGGCCGTGCTGGTCTGGCTGCTGTTCTCGGGCTACACGCCGCTGTTCGCCGGGACGATCGGGCTGGCGATGACCGGCCTGCTGATCCTGGGCGCGTCCATCGCCATGGGCGTGTCGTCGACCGCGCTGCGCGTGATCTTCTGGATCGTGCTGGGGGTCTGTGCATCCGCCTTCTTCAAGTTCGGCATCAACGCGCTGCTGCTGCTGCTGGCCGTGCTGATCATCGGCTGCGCCGTCTTCAAGGGCGGACGCGAGACGCTGGCGGTCTGCCGCGACAGCCTGGCCGATGGCGCCAAGACGGCGCTGCCCGTCGGGATCGCCTGTGCGCTGGTCGGCGTGATCATCGGGGTCATGACCCTGACGGGGGCGGCCAACACCTTTGGCCAGTTCATCGTGTCGGTGGGCCAGAACAGCCTGTTCCTGTCGCTGGTGCTGACGATGATCACCTGCATCATCCTGGGCATGGGGATCCCCACGATCCCCAACTACATCATCACCTCGTCGATTGCCGGTCCCGCCCTGCTGGCGCTGGGTGTGCCGCTGATCGTCAGTCACATGTTCGTCTTCTACTTCGGCATCCTGGCGGACCTGACGCCGCCCGTGGCGCTGGCCTGTTTCGCGGCGGCACCCATCGCCAAGGAAAGCGGCCTGAAGATCAGCTTCGAGGCGATCAAGGTCGCCGCTGCCGGCTTCGTCGTGCCCTTCATGGCGGTCTACACCCCCGCGCTGATGCTGCAGGACGGCGGCACGCTGGCGGGGTCGATCGGCTACTGGCCTGCGGTGGCCTACATCATCGTCAAGGCGCTGCTGGCGCTGGCCCTCTGGGGCGCCTGCGTCATCGGCTGGCTGGGTCGTCCGCTGGCGATCTGGGAACGGCTGATCGCGGTTGCCGCCGCCTTCACCCTGGTCGCGGCCCTTCCGATCACGGACGAGATCGGCTTTGCCCTGGTCGTGGGCTTCGGCGCGCTGTTGTGGTTCCGCCGGGCGCCGGTGTCGGCATGA
- a CDS encoding TRAP transporter solute receptor, TAXI family, which yields MFRTFGFGALVASSLAITAPAAMATEFVNVLTGGTSGVYYPLGVALADIYAQNIPDARTQVQSTKASVENLNLLQQGRGEIGFALGDSVKDAYEGNADVGFTKPLDKLRAIAAIYPNYIQIAATADSGATTVTDLAGKSVSVGAAKSGTEVNARKILGALGMSYDDLGKVEYLPFAESVELMKNRQLDATLQSSGLGSAALKDLSATQDVTFVSVPAEVAETLGAPYAAGVIPAGTYPGQDADIPTLAITNILVTSSDVSDELAYEMTKLLFENLDQMKAAHAAAGAIDIKNAVKNSPIPLHPGAIKYYKEQGLL from the coding sequence ATGTTCAGAACCTTCGGCTTTGGCGCGCTGGTTGCCAGCAGCCTTGCCATCACCGCCCCCGCAGCAATGGCCACCGAATTCGTCAACGTGCTGACGGGCGGGACCTCGGGCGTGTATTATCCGCTGGGCGTTGCCCTGGCCGACATCTACGCCCAGAACATCCCCGACGCGCGCACCCAGGTGCAATCCACCAAGGCGTCGGTCGAGAACCTGAACCTGCTGCAGCAGGGCCGGGGCGAAATCGGCTTTGCGCTGGGGGATTCGGTCAAGGACGCCTACGAAGGCAATGCAGACGTTGGCTTTACCAAGCCGCTCGACAAGCTGCGCGCCATCGCCGCCATCTACCCCAACTACATCCAGATCGCCGCGACCGCCGATTCCGGCGCGACCACCGTGACCGACCTGGCCGGCAAGTCCGTGTCGGTGGGCGCCGCCAAGTCCGGCACCGAAGTCAACGCGCGCAAGATCCTGGGCGCCCTGGGGATGTCCTATGACGACCTGGGCAAGGTCGAATACCTGCCCTTCGCCGAATCCGTCGAGCTGATGAAGAACCGCCAGCTGGACGCGACGCTGCAAAGCTCGGGCCTGGGCTCGGCCGCGCTGAAGGACCTGTCGGCAACGCAGGACGTGACCTTCGTGTCCGTTCCCGCCGAAGTCGCCGAAACGCTGGGCGCGCCCTATGCGGCCGGTGTGATCCCCGCCGGGACCTACCCGGGCCAGGACGCGGACATCCCGACGCTGGCGATCACCAACATCCTCGTCACCAGCTCGGACGTTTCGGACGAACTGGCCTACGAGATGACCAAGCTGCTGTTCGAGAACCTCGACCAGATGAAGGCCGCCCACGCGGCAGCCGGCGCGATCGACATCAAGAACGCCGTCAAGAACTCGCCCATTCCGCTGCACCCGGGCGCCATCAAGTACTACAAGGAACAAGGCCTGCTCTGA
- the dmlR_5 gene encoding D-malate degradation protein R, whose translation MDVLRTMRLFVAISETGSLSAVARSWGVAPSTVSLGLQQLEAQLGAQLVLRTTRQLSLTSEGEMFLARSRRVLAEVDDAMRAFGEAGRLSGHLRITATNDLGRARVAPLLDRFLTDHPGVTADLFLSDQVVDLVEGGFDIGIRTGPLPSSDLKARLLLRGHKSVCAAPDYWKRRGKPAHPRDLADHDCILLGGPGEAQVFWAFREEGRAFRIRVTGPRQANDGETLRHWAIAGGGVVMKSSFDVAEDLAAGRLETALDAFTTEATNLYAVTPPREHAPRRVGMFMDMLSRGLG comes from the coding sequence ATGGACGTGCTGCGCACCATGCGCCTTTTCGTGGCAATCTCGGAAACCGGCAGCCTGTCGGCGGTGGCGCGGAGCTGGGGGGTGGCGCCGTCGACGGTGTCGCTGGGTCTGCAGCAGCTTGAGGCGCAGCTGGGCGCGCAGCTGGTCCTGCGCACGACGCGGCAGCTGTCGCTGACATCCGAAGGCGAAATGTTCCTGGCGCGCAGCCGCCGCGTCTTGGCCGAGGTCGACGACGCGATGCGCGCATTCGGCGAGGCGGGGCGGCTGTCGGGGCATCTGCGGATCACCGCGACGAACGACCTGGGCCGCGCCCGTGTCGCGCCGCTGCTCGACCGGTTCCTGACCGATCATCCCGGTGTCACGGCCGACCTGTTCCTGAGCGACCAGGTGGTCGACCTGGTGGAAGGCGGGTTCGACATCGGCATCCGCACCGGGCCGCTGCCCAGTTCGGACCTCAAGGCGCGGCTGCTGCTGCGCGGCCACAAGTCGGTCTGCGCCGCGCCCGACTATTGGAAACGCCGGGGCAAGCCCGCGCATCCGCGCGACCTGGCCGATCACGATTGCATCCTGTTGGGCGGCCCGGGCGAGGCGCAGGTGTTCTGGGCCTTCCGCGAAGAGGGCCGGGCGTTCCGCATCCGGGTGACCGGACCACGGCAGGCCAACGATGGCGAGACGCTGCGCCACTGGGCGATAGCGGGCGGTGGCGTGGTGATGAAGTCAAGCTTCGACGTGGCAGAGGACCTGGCGGCCGGCCGGCTGGAAACCGCGCTTGACGCGTTCACGACCGAGGCCACGAACCTTTACGCCGTGACCCCGCCGCGCGAACATGCGCCGCGGCGGGTCGGGATGTTCATGGACATGCTGTCGCGCGGCCTGGGCTGA